In Shewanella glacialimarina, the genomic stretch GTATCATTTATTACTTTAAAGCGGTCTAAATCGATGAACAGTAACGCAAACTGATCTAATCCATGGCGCCTAACATGTTTCAATGCTTGTGATAATCGCTCCATAAGATAATTGCGGTTAGGCAGACCGGTTAAATTATCATGCTGGGCATCGTGAACAAGCTGCGCTTCAATTTTACGGCGCTGATTAACTTCTTCCTGTAGATTGATATTCATTTGTGCCAGGGCTTGGGTTCGCGTAGTCACTTTTTCTTCGAGCAATTCATGGCTGCGCTTTAATGAATCAACCGCATCTTTGCGTTCAATCGCATTAGCAATATGTTGTGAAACGAAAGTCAGCAGTTCAAGATCTCTGATTTGATAATTTTGTTTTGTATCTAAACTGTAAATGGTTAGCGCACCGACAACTTCGCCCTTAATCACTAATGGTATGCCTATCCATTGATGCATCATTTCAGTTCTATTCAGTGCCGGTGATTGGGCATAAATGTCACCATGCTTAATCAAGGTTTTAATATCATCACCACTGAGTAGCCTTGGCTGCTTGTGTTGCAAAATATATTCGGTTAAACCATCTTGCATTGGGCGGCTGGCTGGATGTTCACTGTCCATTTCCGATACATAAAATGGAAATGACAAAGTATTATTTTTATCAATGAAAGAGATAAAACAATTTTGTGCGGGTAAAAGTTGGCTAATAATTTGATGAATACGATTATAAAAATCATGCTCAGCAACATTGGAAGCAGATAAGTCAGCTATTTCGAATAATGACTTTTGTAAGTTTTCTGCTTTTACTCGCTCTTTTACTTCTGATTTAAGGCTGTTATACGCTTGGCTTAATTCTCTAGTACGCTCTTGAATCGCTAATTCAAGTTGCTCGTTATGTCGCAGACGCTCCATCACACCAGAAATATGATGACTAATAAAGCCCATTAATTCGAGTTCAAGTTCACCGTAATTAATTTGGTCATTGTAACTTTGAACAACCAGTACGCCACTAACCATATCTTGGCTTTTAATGGGCACGCCAAGCCATTGGTGGCATGGCGAACCTAAGCCTTCAATTTCACCTTGGGCAATAAGTTGATCAAAACCTGCGCCGTCACACAGTAAAGGTTGACCTTTTCGAAGCACATAGCCCGTTATGCCGCGCTTTAAAATTGCAGAGATTTCTTCATCAGGGAATAACTCAGTTGGATGTGGGTCTTTTTCATCGGCAAAAAAAGGTAAACTCATCATGCCTGTTTTAGGATTTTGGGATGCTATGAAAAAGTTGTCAGCAGGAATTAAGCGTTGTAAATGTTGATGAACTCCAATATAGAAATCATCTAAAGATGCCGCTTTAGTTGCAATATTAGAGATGCCTAATAAAGCATTTTGAATGATTTCCGCCCGTTTATATTTAGCGGCCAAACGCTTTAAGCGCATGACACGGCGTTGAAGTGATTCAACGTCATTGGTTAGCTTTGGATAATTAACTTCCTTATCTATCATTAGCAGTTGCTTTATCCCATTAAATATAAAAAGAAATCAGTTACTTCAACACATATAATTAGCATAGTTTGATACGTGATCCAAGTAATATTCTGCTGCGTATAATGATGACAATTACGGCAGATTAGTCAAAAGTTAATCAGTCAGTTAAAAAAAGTAAATCAGGGCTAGACGTAGAGGCAATTTATCCTTAGTATATGCGTCGCTAACCAAGGAGAGCGCCCATAGCTCAGCTGGATAGAGCGTACCCCTCCGGAGGGTAAGGCCGAAGGTTCGAATCCTTCTGGGCGCACCATCCGGTAGTATGTTTTGTCGGATTTGGTTAGTAAGATTGAAAGTCAGTGGTGATTGTAGCTCAGTTGGTAGAGTCCCGGATTGTGATTCCGGTTGTCGTGGGTTCGAA encodes the following:
- a CDS encoding bifunctional diguanylate cyclase/phosphodiesterase, with product MIDKEVNYPKLTNDVESLQRRVMRLKRLAAKYKRAEIIQNALLGISNIATKAASLDDFYIGVHQHLQRLIPADNFFIASQNPKTGMMSLPFFADEKDPHPTELFPDEEISAILKRGITGYVLRKGQPLLCDGAGFDQLIAQGEIEGLGSPCHQWLGVPIKSQDMVSGVLVVQSYNDQINYGELELELMGFISHHISGVMERLRHNEQLELAIQERTRELSQAYNSLKSEVKERVKAENLQKSLFEIADLSASNVAEHDFYNRIHQIISQLLPAQNCFISFIDKNNTLSFPFYVSEMDSEHPASRPMQDGLTEYILQHKQPRLLSGDDIKTLIKHGDIYAQSPALNRTEMMHQWIGIPLVIKGEVVGALTIYSLDTKQNYQIRDLELLTFVSQHIANAIERKDAVDSLKRSHELLEEKVTTRTQALAQMNINLQEEVNQRRKIEAQLVHDAQHDNLTGLPNRNYLMERLSQALKHVRRHGLDQFALLFIDLDRFKVINDTFGHLEGDRFLIETAKRLNNCIRENDTLARMGGDEFVVLLDTIHGTQDAVEVSERILHQISQPYLLANQDFVSGASIGIAFSNTRQLETSESILRDADKAMYKAKSNGKGCYIIFDSKLSYQSEQQYDLDQQLKQAINQQQIKIDYHPIYDIDQTTVLAIEPKTHWHHDKHGKWDHAKLLQLANSSQLELVLDDYIFKRLNQDYPQLKQQFGKDIQLYMPISSQHVKHKYALRNLKKTVKSSEIDLSKLTLFFNEKSLVKDTENHLNAFDIIKQLGGNIGVDHFGTGYSSLSSLSFLPISTLMLDNEISKHLLNENQLKLVKAYRLSADALDLKIVATGVDTLQQRQQFLELGYRIGQGRALKLAH